Proteins encoded in a region of the Solanum dulcamara chromosome 9, daSolDulc1.2, whole genome shotgun sequence genome:
- the LOC129904036 gene encoding cytokinin riboside 5'-monophosphate phosphoribohydrolase LOG1-like → MENNHQTQIQATNKPSRFKRICVFCGSSPGKKPSYQLAAIQLGNQLVERNIDLVYGGGSVGLMGLVSQSVFNGGRHVLGVIPKTLMPREITGETVGEVRAVSGMHQRKAEMARQADAFIALPGGYGTLEELLEVITWAQLGIHDKPVGLLNVEGYYNSLLSFIDKAVDEGFVTPSARHIIISAPTAQELMSKLEDYVPKHNGVAPKLSWEMEQQLGYTTTKLEIAR, encoded by the exons ATGGAAAACAATCACCAGACACAAATTCAGGCCACTAATAAACCATCAAGATTCAAACGCATATGTGTGTTTTGTGGAAGCAGTCCAGGCAAAAAGCCAAGTTATCAACTTGCGGCTATTCAACTTGGCAATCAACTG GTTGAAAGGAACATCGACTTGGTTTATGGAGGGGGCAGTGTTGGCTTGATGGGCCTAGTTTCTCAATCAGTTTTCAATGGTGGCCGCCACGTGTTAGG GGTGATTCCTAAAACTCTTATGCCAAGAGAG attactGGAGAAACCGTTGGAGAAGTAAGAGCAGTGTCTGGAATGCACCAAAGAAAAGCAGAAATGGCAAGACAAGCTGATGCATTCATAGCCTTACCAG GTGGCTATGGGACATTGGAGGAACTCTTAGAAGTCATCACTTGGGCTCAACTAGGCATTCATGATAAACCA GTAGGTTTACTTAATGTAGAGGGCTACTACAATTCATTATTGTCATTTATAGACAAAGCTGTTGATGAAGGCTTTGTCACACCCTCTGCCCGCCACATCATTATTTCTGCCCCAACTGCCCAAGAACTCATGTCTAAGCTTGAG gattatGTCCCGAAGCATAACGGGGTGGCACCAAAATTAAGTTGGGAAATGGAGCAACAACTTGGTTACACAACAACAAAATTAGAAATTGCTCgttga